Proteins from one Impatiens glandulifera chromosome 2, dImpGla2.1, whole genome shotgun sequence genomic window:
- the LOC124924961 gene encoding F-box protein SKP2A-like has protein sequence MAGREVGYENEDLKSGSKKMIRPRMKSWNDIPLEILLIIVSMLDDPSVFVALCVCSGWRNGIFKALTHLNLSWCNNHMNSLVISLIPKFQNIKSLVLKQVKPQLIDNAVMVVAKFCPKLTDLDLTNSLDLSKHSIIALASGCPNLINLNLSDCSTIEDDICLMYLASSCTKLYSLNLSNCNNFVTDNSLMIIAGFCNELQILNVSGCTMVSDEGVTSLANGCSEMRALTLDGCLLVTDVSVLALSEKCPHLNFLEHSDCKKITIKSSNALAKIFMNKITEILKPMKKYLQEIEEEEKI, from the exons aTGGCCGGAAGAGAGGTGGGATATGAGAATGAGGACTTGAAATCGGGCTCTAAGAAGATGATAAGACCTCGGATGAAAAGCTGGAATGACATTCCCTTAGAAATTTTGCTTATAATTGTCTCTATGTTGGATGATCCATCGGTGTTTGTTGCTTTATGCGTGTGTAGTGGATGGAGGAATGGGATCTTTAAGGCACTTACCCATCTCAATCTATCATG GTGCAACAACCATATGAATTCGCTGGTTATATCGCTTATTCCaaagtttcaaaatattaagaGTTTAGTTCTGAAGCAGGTTAAACCACAACTTATTGACAATGCAGTTATGGTTGTAGCCAAGTTCTGTCCTAAGTTAACTGATCTCGACTTAACCAATAGTTTAGATCTTTCTAAACACTCTATAATTGCCTTGGCAAGTGGTTGCCCAAATCTTATTAACCTTAACCTGAGTGATTGTTCAACCATAGAAGATGACATATGTTTGATGTATCTAGCTTCATCTTGCACAAAATTATACTCCTTAAATCTATCCAATTGTAACAATTTTGTTACTGATAACTCCCTTATGATTATTGCTGGTTTCTGCAATGAGCTGCAAATCTTGAATGTATCCGGATGCACAATGGTTAGCGATGAAGGGGTCACCAGTTTAGCCAATGGATGTTCTGAAATGAGAGCTCTTACTTTAGACGGGTGTCTCTTAGTCACAG ATGTTAGTGTTCTTGCTCTATCAGAAAAATGTCCTCATTTGAACTTTCTTGAACATAGTGACTGTAAGAAAATAACAATCAAATCGAGTAATGCACTTGCTAAAATTTTCATGAACAAAATAACCGAAATCTTGAAGCCTATGAAGAAGTACCTACAAGaaatagaggaagaagagaagatatAA
- the LOC124927302 gene encoding ras-related protein RABC1-like, whose translation MDSTSSKQPDFDYLFKLLMIGDSGVGKSSLLLSFISDAFDDLSPTIGVDFKVKYLDIEGKRLKLAIWDTAGQERFRTLTSSYYRGAQGVVMVYDVTRRETFTNLADVWAKEVDMYSTNPESIKMLVGNKVDMQNERVVTRKEGIDFARQCGCLFIECSAKTKMNVTQCFEELVLKIIETPSLLTEAYGVKRNIFKQTQQTNDTNGCC comes from the exons ATGGATTCAACGTCGTCGAAGCAACCGGACTTTGATTACCTGTTCAAGCTCTTGATGATTGGGGATTCTGGTGTCGGAAAGAGCAGTCTTCTTTTGAGCTTCATATCTGATGCTTTCGACGATCTCTCTCCTACGATTG GGGTGGACTTTAAGGTAAAATACCTCGACATTGAAGGCAAAAGGTTGAAGCTAGCAATTTGGGATACAG CTGGACAGGAAAGATTCAGAACACTAACCAGTTCTTATTATAGAGGAGCTCAAGGAGTAGTAATGG TTTATGATGTAACACGACGAGAAACATTTACAAATCTAGCTGATGTGTGGGCAAAAGAGGTTGACATGTACTCCACAAATCCAGAATCAATTAAAATGCTTGTTGGCAACAAGGTTGATAtg CAAAACGAGAGGGTGGTCACTAGAAAAGAGGGAATCGATTTTGCTAGGCAATGTGGATGTCTTTTTATCGAATGTAGTGCAAAGACCAAGATGAATGTGACGCAATGCTTCGAGGAACTTGTTTTGAAG ATTATAGAAACACCCAGTCTATTGACAGAGGCCTATGGTGTCAAAAGGAACATCTTCAAGCAAACACAACAGACAAATGACACCAATGGGTGTTGTTGA
- the LOC124926118 gene encoding uncharacterized protein LOC124926118, with protein sequence MDKEQEDMRLLGLFGIYKESYKVIISKRKIFGQITLALILPLSLIYFAHKQVTTLLKNRIHNQTSLELEENSSNTSFTNRISTEWTWYWISKIIYFIFFLLFSLLSVAAVVYTVSSIYARLDLSFRKIISVVPKVWKRLIVTFLSILVAFFIYHVVFLIFFGMWLAFLESKADSTAVLTVILILYSIGFVYLILIWQLCAVISVLENIRGFGAMKKSKQLIKGKLWLGFAIVILPILELIAIQVIFEILVTHDLLGLAGRISFGLLCLVLLMILTLVQLVIQTVVYFVCKSYHHECVDMLALSNRLELYLPGYERLRSERDVQMEQIRV encoded by the exons ATGgacaaagaacaagaagataTGCGATTATTAGGTTTGTTTGGGATATACAAAGAATCCTACAAAGTAATCATCTCAAAGCGAAAGATCTTTGGCCAGATTACTCTCGCCCTAATTCTACCTCTTTCCTTGATCTATTTCGCTCATAAACAAGTCACCACACTACTCAAAAATCGAATCCACAATCAGACCTCGCTCGAGCTAGAAGAGAATTCCTCCAATACATCCTTCACCAATCGGATCTCCACCGAATGGACCTGGTATTGGATCTCTAAGATCATctacttcatcttcttcctcctcttctctcttctctcagTCGCCGCCGTTGTTTACACTGTTTCATCTATCTACGCTCGCCTTGATCTTTCCTTCCGCAAGATCATCTCAGTTGTCCCCAAG GTCTGGAAGAGGCTAATTGTTACATTCCTGAGTATTTTAGTGGCTTTCTTCATATATCATGTCGTTTTCCTCATCTTTTTTGGGATGTGGTTGGCCTTTCTGGAATCGAAGGCAGATTCCACAGCAGTACTGACTGTAATCCTCATTCTATACTCAATTGGATTTGTTTACTTGATCCTAATATGGCAACTGTGCGCTGTCATTTCTGTTCTCGAAAATATAAGAGGATTTGGGGCAATGAAAAAGAGCAAGCAATTGATCAAAGGCAAACTATGGTTAGGTTTTGCGATTGTCATACTACCCATCCTCGAGCTGATTGCGATCCAAGTTATATTCGAGATTCTGGTGACGCATGATTTGTTGGGGTTGGCGGGTAGGATCTCATTTGGTCTGCTATGTTTGGTGCTTTTGATGATTTTGACTTTGGTTCAATTGGTGATCCAAACTGTTGTTTATTTCGTATGCAAATCATATCATCATGAATGTGTTGATATGTTGGCTTTGTCGAATCGTCTCGAGCTTTATCTTCCGGGTTATGAGCGGTTGAGAAGCGAACGAGATGTTCAGATGGAACAGATCCGCGTTTGA